One genomic segment of Erysipelotrichaceae bacterium 66202529 includes these proteins:
- a CDS encoding iron-containing alcohol dehydrogenase, with protein sequence MDVFQQKTKIVQYATVKEFLQAFSFQRDDYILASRSIYETFFQDADSQAHVVYHSDYGRGEPDDQMLDAMLKDMRRVQPKRIIAIGGGSVIDCAKLFVFKGAASAQDMFLQNCALDKCRELIAIPTTCGSGSEVSRISICELTALQTKLGLAVDALYPDQAVLIPELLSRLPFFYFVTSGIDALIHASESYVSPKSNAYTQLFSKEAIRLLLHGFQIIAKEGKEARLALLDDFMRASNFAGIAFGNTGTGAIHALSYPLSGIYHVTHGEANYQFFTAVFQKYENLKQDSVRAVKELFCDALSCTSEEVFPQMEALFSSLLPKRPLREYGMQEAEITAFTDSVIKTQQRLLTNSAVPLSKEDIQDIYQALY encoded by the coding sequence ATGGACGTATTTCAACAAAAAACAAAAATTGTGCAGTATGCAACGGTGAAGGAATTCCTGCAGGCGTTTTCCTTTCAAAGAGATGATTACATACTCGCAAGTCGCAGTATCTATGAGACCTTTTTTCAGGATGCCGATAGTCAGGCACATGTCGTATACCACAGTGATTACGGCAGAGGCGAGCCGGATGATCAAATGCTGGATGCCATGCTGAAGGATATGCGAAGGGTACAGCCCAAACGCATTATTGCCATCGGAGGAGGCAGTGTCATAGATTGTGCCAAGCTGTTTGTATTTAAGGGTGCTGCCAGTGCACAGGATATGTTTTTGCAGAACTGTGCATTGGATAAATGCAGGGAGCTGATAGCCATTCCAACTACCTGCGGCTCCGGCTCGGAAGTCAGCCGTATTTCCATCTGTGAGCTGACAGCGCTGCAGACGAAGCTTGGATTAGCTGTCGATGCTTTGTATCCCGACCAGGCTGTTTTAATTCCCGAGCTGTTATCCAGGCTGCCGTTTTTCTACTTTGTGACAAGCGGCATTGATGCATTGATTCATGCGAGTGAATCCTACGTATCACCAAAATCCAACGCCTATACACAGTTGTTCAGTAAGGAGGCAATTCGTCTGCTGCTGCACGGCTTTCAGATTATCGCCAAGGAGGGGAAAGAGGCACGTCTGGCACTTTTGGATGACTTTATGCGGGCAAGCAATTTTGCAGGGATTGCATTCGGCAATACCGGTACCGGTGCGATCCATGCACTAAGCTATCCGCTCTCCGGTATTTATCACGTAACACACGGAGAAGCGAATTATCAATTCTTCACAGCGGTTTTTCAAAAATATGAAAATCTGAAGCAGGATAGTGTAAGAGCTGTAAAGGAGCTGTTCTGTGATGCGCTTTCCTGTACGAGTGAGGAAGTATTTCCACAAATGGAGGCTTTGTTTTCTTCACTGCTGCCCAAAAGACCGTTACGGGAATATGGCATGCAGGAGGCTGAAATCACAGCCTTCACAGATAGCGTCATTAAAACTCAGCAGCGGCTGCTTACCAACAGTGCAGTCCCACTCTCAAAAGAGGATATTCAGGATATCTATCAGGCTTTGTATTAA
- a CDS encoding VTC domain-containing protein produces MTQVIQRIEKKYLLDAKQCTSLLNRIRSYISEDIYPASSIYNLYLDTERFDLIHRSMEKPPFKEKLRIRSYEPILSDEASVFLEIKRKYAATVCKRRMQLRYKDCMAFLNKPSLKTGQIEKELSYTLRQYQVQPRIFLAYDRISYVGIQEPQLRITIDAHIRSRFEQLCLADNAYNESLFPTDMLLLEIKAVRCYPLWLSRALSDEKLYPTSFSKVGQVFYKKEKGELLCLRAS; encoded by the coding sequence ATGACACAGGTCATACAGAGAATTGAAAAGAAATATCTGCTGGATGCAAAGCAGTGTACAAGTTTACTGAACCGCATCCGTTCCTATATCTCAGAGGATATCTATCCGGCCAGCTCCATTTATAATCTGTATCTGGATACGGAACGCTTCGATCTGATTCATCGTTCTATGGAAAAGCCGCCCTTTAAGGAAAAACTGCGCATCCGCAGCTATGAGCCTATCCTTTCTGATGAGGCTTCTGTCTTCTTGGAAATCAAACGAAAATATGCGGCAACGGTCTGCAAGCGCAGAATGCAGCTGCGTTATAAGGACTGCATGGCGTTTTTAAACAAGCCAAGTCTGAAAACCGGACAAATTGAAAAGGAGCTGTCCTATACACTGCGGCAATATCAGGTGCAGCCTAGAATTTTTTTGGCATATGATCGTATTTCCTATGTTGGTATACAGGAGCCTCAGCTTCGCATCACGATTGATGCACATATTCGCAGCCGCTTTGAGCAGCTATGCCTTGCGGACAATGCGTATAATGAAAGCTTATTTCCTACGGATATGCTTCTCTTGGAAATCAAGGCCGTTCGCTGCTATCCGCTCTGGCTGAGCAGAGCTTTATCAGATGAAAAGCTGTATCCTACCTCCTTTTCCAAGGTAGGACAGGTATTTTATAAAAAAGAAAAAGGAGAATTATTATGTTTACGAGCATCCTGA
- a CDS encoding DUF4956 domain-containing protein encodes MFTSILNLEQGLTILDGVICCSSALAMGIVIAWFYRRLGYSSHSFTVTLALLPSLVQFVIMMVNGNLGTGIAVVGAFSLVRFRSLPGSSKEILFIFFSMAIGLAIGMGYVSFAAFMTIVVSISAWLLFAVLQPRDLLLYKELKIVIPEDLDYTEIFDDIFACYCKQAELVRVKTIQLGAMLELTYHAELKEVKQEKKMVDDIRCRNGNLNIIVAKRQAMQHEL; translated from the coding sequence ATGTTTACGAGCATCCTGAATCTGGAACAGGGACTGACAATCTTAGATGGAGTAATCTGCTGCAGCAGTGCGCTTGCTATGGGAATTGTCATCGCCTGGTTTTACCGAAGGCTGGGGTATTCCTCTCACAGCTTTACCGTTACACTGGCTCTGCTGCCATCTCTTGTCCAATTTGTCATTATGATGGTCAATGGTAATCTCGGTACCGGAATCGCGGTCGTTGGAGCATTCTCGCTTGTCCGCTTTCGCTCCTTACCCGGCAGCAGTAAGGAAATTCTATTCATTTTCTTTTCCATGGCAATTGGCCTGGCAATCGGTATGGGCTATGTCAGCTTTGCGGCCTTCATGACCATTGTTGTCAGTATCAGTGCCTGGCTGCTGTTTGCTGTGCTGCAGCCTCGGGATTTGTTACTGTATAAGGAATTGAAAATCGTAATTCCGGAGGATTTGGATTACACAGAAATATTTGACGATATCTTTGCGTGTTATTGTAAACAGGCAGAGCTTGTACGTGTAAAAACGATTCAGCTTGGCGCCATGCTGGAGCTGACCTATCATGCGGAATTGAAGGAAGTTAAGCAGGAGAAGAAAATGGTGGATGATATTCGCTGCCGCAATGGCAATCTGAATATTATTGTGGCAAAAAGGCAGGCGATGCAGCATGAGTTATAA
- a CDS encoding carbohydrate-binding domain-containing protein gives MSYNKAAWIAALLAGTLLLAGCQNVQETQTTSAQTTKASTTESSSKLSLDTDDYYTNISDAQQIQLNEQSGDVKITKAGTYQLSGTLQNGSVIVDAKDAVVRIVLDNANIQSKDSAPVYVKQAEKVIISLSKGTVSTLKDSASYTVDAKEEPSAALFSKADLTINGEGLLQIDASYKNGIQCKDTLKLVNANLQITAENDGIKAKDELLIYKGSYHVTAQGDGIVTTNEEKKGNLSIEQGIFTIKAQQDGIQSAADLLIYDGSFTITSGGGSVNKVSSSSAQQPWGAFTDHDETSEKSQKGIKAGENLILYQGSYTISAHDDALHANGDVEIRDGTYTLSSDDDGIHADDTLTVYKGSIEVKQSYEGLEGNTITLQGGNISIQASDDGINAAGELGNPLLTIDGGTIYVDANGDGVDSNQDIVMNDGTLVVMGPTGGGDGALDYDGSFTMNGGTLLAAGSSDMAMAPSSSSKQVSLMINADTVQSANTILYIQDTDGNLILGVSPAKSWQNVVLSSSALSKGSTYEVYVGGTPAKVQNGVVTKADGGTKLTSLTVNDTITLYGSGGMRGGGQGGGMHP, from the coding sequence ATGAGTTATAATAAAGCAGCATGGATAGCCGCATTGCTGGCAGGGACACTGCTTCTTGCAGGGTGTCAGAATGTTCAGGAAACACAGACAACATCTGCACAGACAACAAAGGCTTCTACAACAGAATCCAGCAGTAAGCTTTCTCTGGATACTGATGATTATTATACAAATATCAGCGATGCACAGCAGATACAGCTAAATGAGCAAAGCGGTGACGTGAAGATAACGAAGGCCGGTACGTATCAGCTTAGTGGTACACTGCAAAATGGTTCTGTCATCGTGGACGCAAAGGATGCCGTTGTCCGTATCGTTTTGGATAATGCAAATATACAAAGTAAGGATAGTGCACCTGTGTATGTAAAGCAGGCAGAGAAGGTGATTATCTCCCTTTCGAAAGGGACTGTTAGCACGCTGAAGGATTCAGCTTCGTATACAGTGGATGCGAAGGAGGAACCAAGCGCTGCTCTGTTTTCCAAGGCTGATCTGACGATTAACGGGGAGGGACTGTTACAAATAGATGCCTCCTATAAGAACGGGATACAGTGCAAGGATACTCTGAAGCTGGTGAATGCCAATCTGCAGATTACTGCTGAAAATGATGGAATCAAGGCGAAGGATGAGCTGCTGATTTATAAGGGCAGCTATCATGTTACAGCACAGGGGGATGGCATTGTTACTACCAATGAGGAGAAAAAAGGAAATCTGAGCATCGAACAGGGGATCTTTACCATAAAGGCACAGCAGGACGGGATACAGAGTGCTGCGGACTTGCTGATCTATGATGGCAGCTTTACGATAACCAGCGGAGGCGGCAGTGTGAACAAGGTGAGTTCCTCATCTGCACAGCAGCCATGGGGAGCATTCACTGATCATGATGAAACTTCTGAAAAGAGTCAGAAGGGAATCAAAGCTGGGGAAAATCTCATACTGTATCAGGGAAGCTATACAATCAGTGCACATGATGATGCTTTGCATGCCAATGGCGATGTGGAAATCCGGGATGGCACCTATACGCTGTCCAGTGATGATGACGGCATTCATGCGGATGATACGCTTACTGTTTATAAAGGAAGTATAGAGGTGAAACAATCCTATGAAGGTCTGGAGGGAAATACAATCACACTTCAAGGCGGGAATATATCCATCCAGGCAAGTGATGACGGTATCAATGCGGCTGGTGAGCTTGGAAATCCGCTGCTTACGATTGACGGTGGAACGATCTATGTCGATGCCAATGGAGATGGAGTGGATAGCAATCAGGATATCGTTATGAATGATGGAACGCTGGTTGTTATGGGACCCACCGGTGGAGGAGACGGTGCTTTGGATTATGATGGCAGCTTTACTATGAACGGCGGTACTCTGCTTGCTGCTGGAAGCAGTGATATGGCAATGGCGCCTTCCTCATCCAGTAAACAGGTTTCTTTAATGATCAATGCGGATACAGTACAGTCAGCGAATACTATTTTGTATATACAGGACACGGATGGTAATCTGATATTGGGAGTTTCTCCTGCAAAAAGCTGGCAGAATGTAGTCCTTAGTTCTTCTGCGCTGAGCAAGGGCAGCACATATGAGGTTTATGTGGGAGGTACGCCGGCTAAAGTACAAAACGGTGTTGTTACGAAAGCTGATGGCGGCACTAAACTGACATCCCTTACAGTCAATGATACGATCACCCTTTATGGAAGTGGCGGTATGCGAGGGGGTGGACAGGGAGGTGGAATGCACCCGTAA
- a CDS encoding EAL domain-containing protein, with protein MKKHGSIKQAIAIAVVSLLFLACIAGFYINRIRDSLITDLKNNVQEIAASTTTAVEIRIHDHMSTLENISYMLQNEHTTDTKQLLHALMTASENSEFMRYGITDEKGNCLTTDGVQFYVGDRDYFKQALKGNASFSDTLHDKIGGYDLNVFAVPVRGDDGSIKNVLFASSKTKDLADKLLMDLYDGKGFSAIGDNDGNIVLNSNSPNASQQMHNLNQLTFYDAFSTERLRQQKSGIVKFRSVNGEDRYLAYEPLGYNNWYVFSVVPVNVVTSQINNVILIAAATWFLVALVLSAIIFYLYMSRMRNEKKIDKVVFYDDLTSHYNYNKFRMDVQLLLDKGLGKDYALIEFDVSDFKLLNELYGYQGGDQLLITTMRLCEENCTHDERCARISADRFIVLWKMRNRESIAERYDMLMFKIQEHMRKQREQFKADFYAGVYLLQEADREFSPCHDRCVHAKTLGKSEKKQHCTFFSEEMYATMLHQKRLEGQMEQALKNKEFKVYLQPKVTLCDGIVHSAEALVRWDSSMFGMLPPYQFIPLFERNGFLEQLDMYMMDEVCKLLKGWQDTYPSLRISINVSRMYIFRPGFAKRVLDIVERNAVSAQQLEIEITESVIFDRSTELFAIIQELRSYGFRISMDDFGSGYSSLNMLKDIPIDTIKLDQVFFQTNHGNTQRARDIVGGVLSLAKTLGIHSVAEGIEQEDEVAFLKAHGCDEIQGYYYSRPLCVKDFEAYIHERNHQE; from the coding sequence ATGAAAAAGCATGGATCCATCAAACAGGCGATTGCAATAGCTGTCGTCAGTCTCCTGTTTCTTGCCTGCATCGCGGGGTTTTATATCAATCGGATACGGGATAGCCTGATAACCGATTTAAAAAACAATGTTCAGGAAATAGCAGCTTCTACTACAACGGCGGTGGAAATACGGATTCACGATCATATGTCAACCCTGGAAAATATCTCCTATATGCTTCAAAATGAGCATACCACAGATACCAAGCAGCTGCTTCATGCGCTCATGACGGCCAGTGAAAACAGTGAATTTATGCGATATGGAATCACGGACGAAAAAGGAAACTGCCTGACCACGGATGGCGTGCAGTTTTATGTAGGAGACCGTGATTATTTTAAACAGGCATTAAAAGGGAATGCATCCTTTTCTGATACCTTGCATGATAAAATCGGCGGCTATGATCTGAATGTATTTGCTGTTCCGGTTCGAGGCGATGACGGCAGTATAAAAAATGTTCTGTTTGCTTCGAGTAAAACAAAGGATCTGGCAGATAAACTGCTGATGGATTTGTATGATGGTAAAGGATTTAGTGCGATTGGAGATAATGATGGAAATATCGTTCTGAATTCCAATAGTCCCAATGCCAGCCAGCAGATGCATAATCTGAATCAGCTCACATTTTACGATGCGTTCAGTACGGAACGGCTACGGCAGCAGAAAAGTGGTATTGTAAAATTCAGGTCTGTAAATGGTGAGGACCGCTATCTTGCCTATGAGCCACTGGGCTATAATAATTGGTATGTATTTTCCGTCGTTCCGGTTAATGTGGTTACCAGCCAGATCAATAATGTGATTCTGATTGCGGCGGCGACCTGGTTTCTGGTTGCGCTGGTTCTAAGTGCTATCATCTTTTATTTATATATGTCAAGAATGCGAAATGAAAAGAAAATTGATAAGGTGGTATTCTATGATGATCTTACCTCACACTATAATTACAACAAATTTCGTATGGATGTGCAGCTACTGCTGGATAAAGGTCTGGGTAAGGATTATGCACTGATTGAATTCGATGTCAGTGATTTTAAGCTATTGAATGAGCTGTATGGTTATCAGGGCGGAGATCAGCTGTTGATTACTACCATGCGGCTATGTGAGGAAAACTGCACGCATGATGAGCGGTGTGCGAGAATATCGGCTGATCGTTTCATTGTATTATGGAAAATGCGTAACCGAGAAAGCATAGCGGAGCGCTATGATATGCTCATGTTCAAGATACAGGAGCATATGCGTAAGCAAAGAGAGCAGTTTAAGGCAGATTTCTATGCAGGAGTGTATCTGCTGCAGGAAGCTGACCGGGAATTTTCTCCATGCCATGATCGCTGTGTGCATGCGAAAACGTTGGGAAAATCAGAAAAGAAACAGCATTGTACCTTCTTCAGTGAGGAGATGTATGCGACGATGCTGCATCAGAAGCGTCTGGAGGGTCAGATGGAGCAGGCGCTCAAGAACAAGGAGTTCAAGGTATATCTGCAGCCAAAGGTTACCCTGTGTGATGGAATTGTTCATAGTGCGGAGGCGCTGGTACGCTGGGATTCCTCGATGTTTGGAATGCTGCCGCCGTATCAGTTCATACCGTTATTTGAACGCAACGGCTTTCTGGAACAGCTCGATATGTATATGATGGATGAGGTCTGCAAGCTGCTGAAAGGCTGGCAGGACACATATCCTTCTCTGCGTATTTCCATCAATGTCTCCAGAATGTATATTTTCCGTCCGGGCTTTGCAAAGCGTGTGCTGGATATTGTGGAGCGCAATGCAGTCTCAGCGCAGCAGCTGGAAATTGAGATTACAGAAAGTGTTATATTTGATCGCAGTACGGAGCTGTTTGCCATCATTCAGGAGCTGCGTTCCTATGGCTTCCGTATTTCTATGGATGATTTTGGCAGCGGTTATTCCTCTTTGAATATGCTTAAGGACATACCAATTGATACGATTAAGCTGGATCAGGTGTTCTTCCAGACGAATCATGGCAATACACAGCGTGCCAGGGATATTGTCGGCGGTGTTCTGAGTCTTGCGAAAACGCTTGGTATCCACAGTGTTGCGGAGGGAATCGAGCAGGAGGATGAGGTTGCCTTTTTAAAGGCGCATGGCTGTGATGAAATACAGGGATATTATTATTCCAGGCCATTATGCGTAAAGGACTTTGAAGCGTATATTCATGAACGAAATCACCAGGAATAA
- a CDS encoding NAD(+) synthase, whose protein sequence is MKNYGYLKAACITPVVSIADVDANRKAIQRLLQALDKDVRLAVFPELSLCGYTCQDLLYQSVLLDECLAALKTLRDENESEAIIAIGLPVRQGNHLFNCAAFLYKHKLLGIVPKTYVPNYNEFYEKRWFSSSTQRLGDTISLFGETIPFTENLLIHDVTSEAIIAGELCEDLWVPVPPSTRHVCHGANVIVNLSASNEIIGKSDYRKTLITTHSAKTMCGYVYTSAGVSESTSDLVFSGHDIIADNGTIISESEILKEEHILYGEIDLEKCRSERMKFQTALELQDSQPYTEVCIQTAPITSPLQLARSISPYPFVPSNPTLRSSRCMQILNMQAAGLSQRLKKIHCEHLLIGISGGLDSTLALIVASMAFERIKLPSKNIIAVTMPGFGTTKRTQGNSHKLMEALHTTSREIFIHDACQQHFQDIGHDASLQDITYENTQARERTQILMDLANAYNGIVLGTGDLSELALGWCTYNGDHMSMYAVNASIPKTLVRYLVETYAEAMQEQGRSDIAAVLRDICATPVSPELLPPKDNGEIAQITEDSIGSYDYHDFFLYHMLRNGYAPAKILELACIAFGTEKREAIINTMQTFYRRFFSQQFKRNCLPDGVKIGSICLSPRGDWRMPSDASAALWLRQVAALK, encoded by the coding sequence ATGAAAAATTACGGATATTTGAAGGCTGCCTGTATCACTCCGGTTGTTTCCATCGCTGATGTGGACGCCAATCGCAAAGCCATACAGAGACTGCTTCAAGCATTGGATAAGGATGTACGGCTTGCAGTATTTCCTGAGCTGTCACTATGTGGCTATACCTGTCAGGATCTGCTATATCAGTCTGTTCTGCTGGATGAATGTCTTGCGGCTTTGAAAACGCTGCGGGATGAGAATGAAAGTGAAGCCATAATCGCAATCGGTCTGCCAGTCCGTCAGGGCAATCATTTATTTAACTGTGCAGCCTTTCTATATAAGCACAAGCTTCTCGGCATCGTTCCAAAAACCTATGTACCCAATTATAATGAATTTTATGAAAAGCGCTGGTTTTCCAGCAGCACGCAGCGTCTAGGAGACACCATTTCCCTGTTTGGCGAAACGATTCCCTTTACGGAGAATTTACTGATTCATGATGTGACAAGTGAAGCAATCATAGCTGGTGAGCTATGTGAGGATCTCTGGGTGCCTGTGCCACCCTCAACAAGGCATGTCTGTCATGGAGCGAATGTGATTGTTAATCTGTCCGCCAGCAATGAAATCATCGGAAAAAGTGACTACCGCAAGACCCTGATCACTACACACAGCGCAAAGACCATGTGCGGTTATGTGTATACCAGTGCCGGTGTCAGTGAAAGCACCAGTGATCTGGTATTCAGCGGACATGATATCATTGCGGATAACGGTACCATAATATCAGAATCAGAAATTCTAAAGGAGGAGCATATCCTGTATGGTGAGATTGATCTGGAAAAGTGCCGCAGTGAACGTATGAAATTCCAGACAGCATTAGAGCTGCAGGATTCACAGCCTTATACAGAGGTATGCATTCAGACGGCTCCTATCACCTCCCCGCTTCAGCTAGCACGCTCCATATCCCCTTATCCCTTCGTCCCATCCAACCCCACCCTGCGCAGCAGCCGCTGTATGCAGATTCTGAACATGCAGGCCGCAGGACTTTCTCAGCGGCTGAAAAAAATACACTGTGAGCATCTGCTGATCGGTATCTCCGGCGGTCTGGATTCCACCTTGGCCCTTATAGTCGCAAGCATGGCTTTTGAGCGAATCAAGCTCCCCAGCAAAAACATCATCGCTGTTACGATGCCCGGCTTCGGTACGACGAAGCGCACACAGGGCAATTCACATAAGCTCATGGAAGCACTGCATACCACCAGCAGGGAAATCTTTATCCATGACGCATGCCAGCAGCATTTCCAGGATATCGGACATGATGCAAGCCTGCAGGATATCACCTATGAAAACACGCAGGCGAGAGAGCGCACACAGATTCTGATGGATCTTGCCAATGCATATAACGGCATCGTACTGGGTACCGGAGACCTGAGTGAGCTTGCCCTTGGCTGGTGCACCTACAACGGGGATCACATGTCTATGTATGCGGTCAATGCATCCATCCCCAAAACACTTGTCCGCTATCTCGTGGAAACCTATGCAGAAGCTATGCAGGAACAGGGACGATCAGATATCGCTGCTGTATTAAGGGATATCTGTGCTACCCCTGTTTCACCGGAGCTGCTGCCGCCAAAGGATAATGGAGAAATTGCACAGATAACGGAGGATTCCATCGGCTCCTATGACTATCATGATTTCTTTCTCTATCATATGCTGCGAAACGGTTATGCTCCTGCAAAAATTCTGGAGCTTGCCTGCATCGCCTTTGGGACAGAAAAACGAGAGGCTATCATAAACACCATGCAAACGTTTTACCGTCGTTTCTTTAGCCAGCAATTTAAGCGGAATTGCCTTCCGGATGGTGTAAAAATCGGTTCCATCTGCCTGTCCCCGCGTGGTGACTGGAGAATGCCAAGCGATGCCAGTGCTGCCCTTTGGCTGAGGCAGGTAGCTGCATTGAAATAA
- a CDS encoding 4Fe-4S dicluster domain-containing protein: protein MRGIYNSVTDIRRKVFTEIARLAYEGGDYAGNIEKLPFKIIPGERATYRDSIFLERAIVGERLRLGIGLPLRKMDEHSSLSDGIEESAIAEKYYDDPLVNVIKFACNACPEKTVVVTDTCQGCLAHPCKEVCPKDAISMVNGKSYIDQEKCIKCGRCMDVCPYGAINKLERPCARSCGMDAITSDELGRAEIDYDKCVSCGMCLVNCPFGAIVDKGQIFQTIHAMKSGKEVIAAIAPAFVGQFGPTVTPEKVKGALKELGFADVVEVAIGADLCTVEEAEDFLSKVPEQQPFMATSCCPAWSVMAKKLFPDFKPYISMALTPMVLTGRLIKKQKPDAKVVFIGPCAAKKLEASRKSVRSDVDFVLTFEEVMGMFEAKGIDLPQVEADAPFAEGTANGRGFAVSGGVANAVKQCIQKEHPEKEVLIDSAEGLKNCRTMLMMAKAGKRNGYLLEGMACPGGCVAGAGTLQPVIKSSALVKKYTSDADKKLAFESDYLENLDLLTKE from the coding sequence ATGAGAGGAATCTACAATTCAGTAACTGATATAAGAAGAAAGGTTTTTACAGAAATTGCCCGTCTTGCTTATGAAGGTGGAGATTATGCAGGTAATATCGAAAAGCTGCCATTTAAAATCATACCGGGAGAACGTGCAACATACCGCGACTCCATCTTCCTGGAGCGTGCCATTGTCGGTGAGCGTCTGCGCCTTGGAATCGGTCTGCCGCTGCGAAAAATGGATGAGCATTCTTCTTTAAGCGATGGAATCGAGGAAAGTGCCATTGCGGAAAAATATTATGATGACCCGCTGGTAAATGTTATCAAGTTTGCCTGCAACGCTTGCCCAGAGAAAACGGTTGTAGTAACCGATACGTGTCAGGGCTGTCTGGCACATCCGTGTAAAGAGGTTTGTCCAAAGGATGCTATTTCCATGGTGAATGGAAAATCCTATATCGATCAGGAGAAATGTATCAAATGCGGACGCTGTATGGATGTTTGTCCATATGGTGCCATCAATAAGCTGGAGCGTCCGTGTGCGCGCAGCTGTGGGATGGATGCGATTACCTCCGATGAGCTGGGACGTGCGGAGATTGATTATGATAAGTGTGTATCCTGCGGCATGTGCCTTGTCAACTGCCCGTTTGGTGCGATTGTTGATAAGGGACAGATTTTCCAGACCATTCATGCAATGAAATCCGGAAAGGAAGTCATTGCGGCGATTGCCCCTGCCTTTGTAGGCCAGTTCGGCCCTACGGTCACTCCGGAAAAGGTAAAGGGTGCTTTAAAGGAGCTGGGCTTTGCAGATGTTGTCGAGGTAGCGATCGGTGCGGATTTATGTACCGTGGAGGAGGCTGAGGATTTCCTGAGCAAGGTACCGGAGCAGCAGCCGTTTATGGCAACCTCCTGTTGTCCTGCCTGGTCAGTGATGGCGAAGAAGCTGTTCCCGGATTTCAAGCCGTATATTTCCATGGCTTTGACGCCGATGGTTTTAACCGGTCGTCTGATCAAAAAGCAGAAGCCGGATGCAAAGGTTGTCTTTATCGGGCCTTGCGCTGCCAAAAAGCTGGAAGCAAGCCGCAAGAGTGTGCGCAGTGATGTGGATTTTGTCTTAACCTTTGAGGAGGTTATGGGAATGTTTGAAGCAAAGGGCATTGATCTGCCACAGGTGGAAGCAGATGCACCGTTTGCGGAAGGTACAGCCAACGGTCGTGGCTTTGCGGTCAGCGGTGGAGTTGCGAACGCTGTTAAGCAGTGTATCCAGAAAGAGCATCCTGAAAAGGAGGTTCTGATTGATTCTGCGGAAGGACTGAAAAACTGCCGTACGATGCTGATGATGGCAAAGGCGGGCAAGCGAAACGGCTATCTGCTGGAGGGAATGGCATGTCCGGGAGGCTGTGTTGCCGGTGCCGGGACCTTACAGCCGGTAATCAAATCCAGCGCCCTTGTTAAGAAATATACAAGTGATGCAGATAAAAAGCTCGCATTTGAAAGTGATTATCTAGAAAACCTGGATCTGCTCACCAAAGAATAA